One part of the Xylanimonas allomyrinae genome encodes these proteins:
- a CDS encoding isopeptide-forming domain-containing fimbrial protein: protein MVEFSNTFVPTSWSLAKSSALPQGTVEPGALLTYTLTATNTGGEGSAPPAGVVVTDDLSDVLGSGKATFVEIDDAHLGTADFDPTTMTLTWRLDTLDRTQTLTYTVAVDEDARGVTLRNVVTGMGGVDEAGSGDTPPSSCAEGTPVADLEAECLTVHHTDPAWSLAKTSDDQDGKADPGQVITYTLTAAPVGSGPEKVSGLIVTDDLSAVLGAGKATFGAILDDDGSAVLGPDGVTLEWRIGELTEPTVLRYTVKVADDAFGVTLRNVVTGTAGEGSYPPATCAEVTASDPCTTVHATDPEPVLAGESPALLPRTGAALGVLVAAATALVGTGYVLVRRRRLG, encoded by the coding sequence GTGGTCGAGTTCTCGAACACGTTCGTCCCGACGTCGTGGTCGCTCGCGAAGTCGAGCGCGCTGCCACAGGGGACCGTCGAGCCGGGGGCGCTGCTGACGTACACCCTCACGGCCACGAACACCGGTGGCGAGGGTTCGGCCCCGCCCGCGGGCGTGGTCGTCACGGACGACCTCTCGGACGTGCTCGGGAGCGGCAAGGCCACGTTCGTCGAGATCGACGACGCGCACCTGGGCACTGCGGACTTCGACCCGACGACCATGACCCTGACGTGGCGGCTCGACACCCTCGACCGCACGCAGACCCTGACGTACACGGTGGCCGTGGACGAGGACGCCCGTGGGGTCACGCTGCGCAACGTCGTCACCGGCATGGGCGGCGTCGACGAGGCGGGTTCCGGGGACACGCCGCCGTCGTCGTGCGCCGAGGGGACGCCGGTGGCGGACCTGGAGGCCGAGTGCCTGACCGTGCACCACACGGACCCGGCATGGTCGCTGGCCAAGACGAGCGACGACCAGGACGGGAAGGCCGACCCGGGCCAGGTCATCACCTACACGCTCACCGCCGCGCCGGTCGGGTCGGGCCCCGAGAAGGTGTCCGGTCTGATCGTCACGGACGACCTGTCCGCGGTGCTCGGCGCGGGCAAGGCCACCTTCGGTGCCATCCTCGACGACGACGGCAGCGCGGTGCTGGGCCCTGACGGGGTCACGCTCGAGTGGCGGATCGGCGAGCTGACCGAGCCCACCGTGCTGCGGTACACCGTGAAGGTCGCCGACGACGCGTTCGGGGTCACGCTGCGCAACGTCGTCACCGGGACGGCCGGTGAGGGCAGCTACCCGCCCGCGACCTGCGCCGAGGTGACGGCGTCCGACCCCTGCACCACCGTGCACGCGACGGATCCGGAGCCGGTGCTGGCCGGCGAGAGTCCGGCGCTGCTGCCACGCACGGGCGCGGCGCTGGGCGTCCTCGTCGCGGCCGCGACAGCCCTGGTGGGAACGGGGTACGTGCTCGTCCGACGACGCCGGCTCGGCTGA
- a CDS encoding ribonucleoside triphosphate reductase → MGRSIDVASTIGEYLDRSDWRVRANANQGFSLGGLILNVAGKVTANYWLDEIYEPELGEAHRSGAIHVHDLDVLGGYCAGWSLRQLLQEGFGGVPGKIDSGPAKHFSSALGQVVNFLGTLQNEWAGAQAFSSFDTLMAPYVRRDGLTYDEVVQGIQELVHNLNVPSRWGTQTPFTNLTFDLVCPDDFKDQHPIIGEEVADFTYGDLAPEMAMINEAFVEVMTAGDAAGRAFTFPIPTYNITRDFDWDAPVADKIFEMTAKYGTPYFQNFVNSELNPGDVRSMCCRLQLDLRELLKRGNGLFGSGEQTGSIGVVTLNMARLGFVHSGSWTDLLAALDNLIEISVDSLETKRVTVQKLMDDGLFPYTKRYLGTLDSHFSTIGLNGVNEMIRNFTGDAEDITSPAGRLMALEILDHVRARMVEAQERTGHLYNLEATPAEGTTYRFAKEDRRRFPGILQAGTDAEPYYTNSSQLPVGFTDDPFEALEQQEELQTKYTGGTVLHLYMGERVSDAAACKALVRRSLERFRLPYITITPTFSVCEVHGYLTGEHHECPTCGRTTEVWTRVMGYLRPVSSFNTGKQGEYHERVTFREPSLV, encoded by the coding sequence ATGGGCCGCAGCATCGACGTCGCCTCGACGATCGGGGAGTACCTGGACCGCTCTGACTGGCGGGTGCGCGCCAACGCGAACCAGGGCTTCTCGCTCGGCGGCCTCATCCTCAACGTGGCCGGCAAGGTGACGGCGAACTACTGGCTCGACGAGATCTACGAGCCTGAGCTGGGCGAGGCCCACCGTTCCGGCGCCATCCACGTGCACGACCTCGACGTGCTGGGCGGCTACTGCGCCGGCTGGTCGCTGCGCCAGCTCCTCCAGGAGGGCTTCGGCGGCGTGCCCGGCAAGATCGACTCGGGCCCGGCCAAGCACTTCTCGAGCGCGCTCGGGCAGGTCGTGAACTTCCTGGGCACGCTCCAGAACGAGTGGGCCGGCGCGCAGGCCTTCAGCTCCTTCGACACGCTCATGGCGCCCTATGTGCGCCGCGACGGCCTCACCTACGACGAGGTGGTGCAGGGCATCCAGGAGCTCGTCCACAACCTCAACGTGCCCAGCCGCTGGGGCACGCAGACGCCGTTCACCAACCTCACCTTCGACCTGGTGTGCCCGGACGACTTCAAGGACCAGCACCCGATCATCGGCGAGGAGGTCGCGGACTTCACCTACGGCGACCTCGCACCCGAGATGGCGATGATCAACGAGGCGTTCGTCGAGGTCATGACGGCGGGCGACGCCGCGGGCCGGGCGTTCACCTTCCCGATCCCCACGTACAACATCACGCGCGACTTCGACTGGGACGCCCCGGTCGCGGACAAGATCTTCGAGATGACGGCCAAGTACGGCACCCCGTACTTCCAGAACTTCGTCAACTCCGAGCTCAACCCCGGCGACGTGCGTTCGATGTGCTGCCGCCTCCAGCTCGACCTGCGCGAGCTGCTCAAGCGGGGCAACGGCCTGTTCGGCTCGGGCGAGCAGACCGGCTCGATCGGCGTCGTGACCCTCAACATGGCTCGCCTGGGCTTCGTCCACTCCGGCTCGTGGACCGACCTGCTGGCCGCGCTCGACAACCTCATCGAGATCTCGGTCGACTCGCTGGAGACCAAGCGCGTCACCGTGCAGAAGCTCATGGACGACGGGCTGTTCCCGTACACCAAGCGCTACCTCGGGACGCTCGACTCGCACTTCTCGACCATCGGCCTCAACGGCGTCAACGAGATGATCCGCAACTTCACGGGCGACGCGGAGGACATCACGTCGCCGGCCGGTCGCCTCATGGCCCTGGAGATCCTGGACCACGTGCGCGCGCGCATGGTCGAGGCGCAGGAGCGCACCGGCCACCTCTACAACCTGGAGGCGACGCCGGCCGAGGGCACCACGTACCGCTTCGCCAAGGAGGACCGCCGCCGGTTCCCCGGCATCCTCCAGGCCGGCACCGATGCCGAGCCGTACTACACCAACTCGTCCCAGCTCCCCGTGGGGTTCACGGACGACCCGTTCGAGGCGCTCGAGCAGCAGGAGGAGCTCCAGACCAAGTACACGGGCGGCACCGTGCTGCACCTGTACATGGGTGAGCGCGTCTCCGACGCCGCGGCGTGCAAGGCGCTGGTGCGCCGCTCGCTCGAGAGGTTCCGCCTGCCGTACATCACCATCACGCCCACGTTCTCGGTGTGCGAGGTGCACGGCTACCTGACCGGCGAGCACCACGAGTGCCCGACGTGCGGCCGCACCACCGAGGTGTGGACCCGTGTCATGGGCTACCTGCGCCCGGTGAGCTCGTTCAACACGGGCAAGCAGGGCGAGTACCACGAGCGCGTGACCTTCCGTGAACCCTCCCTGGTGTGA
- a CDS encoding anaerobic ribonucleoside-triphosphate reductase activating protein has protein sequence MSSVDWPGKLAGVVFLQGCPWRCVYCHNPDILDPRAPGVLAWSQVREFLGRRRGLLDGVVFSGGEPLLSPALPTAVDEVRDLGFAVGLHTGGAWPRRLEALLKRGAVDWVGLDIKHLPEKYAQVTGVKASGSAAWKALDVVLASGVAHEVRTTVDPTVHTREDVLELARRLEALGERHHVLQELRPDGAAAAYAADLAGWRLSDLVADGELPGVERRAA, from the coding sequence ATGTCGAGTGTGGACTGGCCGGGCAAGCTTGCGGGCGTCGTGTTCCTGCAGGGGTGTCCTTGGCGGTGCGTGTACTGCCACAACCCGGACATCCTGGATCCCAGGGCGCCCGGAGTGCTCGCGTGGTCGCAGGTGCGCGAGTTCCTGGGACGACGTCGCGGGCTGCTCGACGGCGTCGTCTTCTCGGGTGGTGAACCGCTGCTCTCGCCGGCGCTGCCGACGGCGGTCGACGAGGTGCGCGACCTGGGCTTCGCCGTCGGGCTGCACACGGGCGGGGCATGGCCACGGCGTCTGGAGGCACTGCTGAAGCGCGGCGCCGTCGACTGGGTCGGCCTCGACATCAAGCACCTGCCGGAGAAGTACGCCCAGGTCACGGGCGTGAAGGCATCGGGTTCCGCGGCATGGAAGGCGCTCGACGTGGTGCTCGCCTCGGGTGTCGCGCACGAGGTCCGCACCACGGTGGACCCGACGGTGCACACGCGCGAGGACGTCCTCGAGCTCGCCCGGCGGCTCGAGGCGCTGGGCGAGCGCCACCACGTCCTCCAAGAGCTGCGGCCCGACGGCGCCGCCGCGGCGTACGCGGCGGACCTCGCGGGGTGGCGGCTGTCGGACCTCGTCGCGGACGGGGAGCTGCCGGGGGTCGAGCGCCGGGCGGCGTAG
- a CDS encoding MIP/aquaporin family protein: protein MDPSVDLWIRLACEFIGTAILIIIGNGTVANVHLKGSKGYRGGWSLIAMGYGLGVMIPAMMFGGISGNHINPAFTLGLAVWGLFPWHLVPLYWLAQVLGAMAGQLAIVVTHKPYYDRTDNPEDVLATFSTINSAHSRRNGFLSETLGSVILFSCALALVNSPLMREEQGVAHLGIGFLVWALVVGLGGPTGPALNPARDLGPRLVHQLLPTSVLHAKGGSDWRYGWVPVAAPLLGGLLGVGGWHLLLG from the coding sequence ATGGACCCCTCGGTCGACCTGTGGATCCGCCTGGCGTGCGAGTTCATCGGCACGGCGATCCTCATCATCATCGGCAACGGCACCGTCGCGAACGTGCACCTCAAGGGCTCCAAGGGGTACCGCGGCGGGTGGAGCCTGATCGCCATGGGCTACGGGCTCGGCGTCATGATCCCCGCGATGATGTTCGGCGGGATCAGCGGCAACCACATCAACCCGGCGTTCACGCTCGGGCTCGCCGTCTGGGGCCTGTTCCCCTGGCACCTCGTGCCCCTCTACTGGCTGGCGCAGGTGCTCGGCGCCATGGCGGGGCAGCTCGCCATCGTCGTCACCCACAAGCCGTACTACGACAGGACGGACAACCCCGAGGACGTGCTCGCCACGTTCTCCACCATCAACTCGGCGCACAGCCGCCGCAACGGGTTCCTGTCCGAGACCCTCGGGTCGGTCATCCTGTTCTCCTGCGCGCTCGCCCTCGTCAACTCCCCGCTGATGCGCGAGGAGCAAGGCGTCGCCCACCTCGGCATCGGATTCCTGGTGTGGGCTCTCGTCGTCGGGCTCGGCGGACCGACCGGGCCGGCACTCAACCCCGCACGCGACCTCGGGCCACGCCTGGTCCACCAGCTCCTGCCGACGTCGGTGCTGCACGCCAAGGGCGGCTCCGACTGGCGGTACGGGTGGGTGCCCGTCGCCGCACCGCTGCTCGGCGGTCTGCTCGGCGTCGGCGGGTGGCACCTGCTGCTCGGGTGA
- a CDS encoding SDR family NAD(P)-dependent oxidoreductase — protein sequence MTDARTWFVTGAGRGLGRAIAVAALDRGDRVAATARTLAAVEDLAERYGDAVVPLPLDVTDADAARAAVTRAHERLGRLDVVVNNAGYGLFGYVEEIDPGQLRDLLDVNLFGALHVTQAALPLLRAQGSGHVVQISSSSGVAAWPGLGGYHASKWALEGLSDALAQEVARFGIAVTLVEPGPVATGWRGASAVHTTPLAAYDDARAAAWHPPGASSPDAVARVVLAVADAPEPPLRILVGDLAADAVVPMTRARLDAWRAWETLGRSADRDDR from the coding sequence GTGACGGACGCGCGCACCTGGTTCGTCACCGGGGCGGGGCGCGGACTGGGCCGTGCGATCGCCGTCGCGGCCCTCGACCGCGGCGACCGCGTCGCCGCCACCGCCCGCACGCTCGCCGCCGTCGAGGACCTCGCCGAGCGCTACGGCGACGCCGTCGTCCCGCTGCCGCTCGACGTCACCGACGCCGACGCCGCCCGAGCCGCCGTCACGCGCGCGCACGAGCGCCTGGGCCGCCTCGACGTCGTCGTCAACAACGCCGGCTACGGCCTGTTCGGGTACGTCGAGGAGATCGACCCGGGCCAGCTGCGCGACCTCCTCGACGTCAACCTGTTCGGGGCGCTGCACGTGACCCAGGCGGCCCTGCCGCTGCTGCGGGCGCAAGGCTCGGGGCACGTCGTCCAGATCTCCAGCTCCAGCGGTGTCGCCGCGTGGCCCGGGCTCGGCGGGTACCACGCGTCGAAGTGGGCGCTCGAAGGGCTCAGCGACGCGCTCGCCCAGGAGGTCGCGCGGTTCGGCATCGCGGTGACGCTCGTCGAGCCCGGGCCCGTCGCCACCGGCTGGCGTGGGGCGTCCGCCGTCCACACGACACCTCTCGCCGCCTACGACGACGCCCGCGCCGCAGCGTGGCACCCGCCGGGGGCGTCGAGTCCCGACGCCGTCGCACGCGTCGTGCTGGCCGTCGCGGACGCGCCCGAACCGCCCCTGCGCATCCTCGTGGGCGACCTCGCGGCCGACGCCGTCGTGCCGATGACGCGGGCGCGGCTCGACGCCTGGCGGGCGTGGGAGACGCTGGGGCGGTCCGCCGACCGCGACGATCGGTAG
- a CDS encoding PH domain-containing protein: MYRINDISIEKDLIDRLLGCGTLVIADATEKPGMLLDDVPRVDTVHRTIQQLLWEQDDGTDDGELPPGEPPRGRRR; the protein is encoded by the coding sequence CTGTACCGCATCAACGACATCTCGATCGAGAAGGACCTGATCGACCGGCTGCTCGGCTGCGGCACCCTCGTGATCGCCGACGCGACCGAGAAGCCCGGCATGCTGCTCGACGACGTGCCGCGCGTCGACACCGTCCACCGGACCATCCAGCAGCTCCTGTGGGAGCAGGACGACGGCACCGACGACGGCGAGCTGCCGCCGGGCGAGCCGCCGCGCGGACGCCGTCGGTGA
- a CDS encoding PH domain-containing protein, with amino-acid sequence MALRDRNLIDDERVVLELRSHAKALIWPFLLFLVLAAGAVVTFLVSDEDLVTWVVLGVLAVVALVWVFLPWLRWRTSSYTVTTQRIAHRSGIITRIGRDIPCTASTTSRSRRT; translated from the coding sequence ATGGCCTTGCGCGACCGGAACCTCATCGACGACGAACGCGTGGTGCTCGAGCTGCGCTCGCACGCCAAGGCGCTGATCTGGCCGTTCCTGCTGTTCCTCGTGCTCGCGGCGGGCGCGGTCGTCACCTTCCTGGTGTCGGACGAGGATCTCGTGACCTGGGTGGTGCTCGGCGTGCTCGCCGTCGTCGCGCTCGTCTGGGTGTTCCTGCCGTGGCTGCGGTGGCGCACGTCGTCGTACACCGTCACCACGCAGCGCATCGCACACCGCTCGGGCATCATCACGCGCATTGGGCGTGACATCCCCTGTACCGCATCAACGACATCTCGATCGAGAAGGACCTGA
- a CDS encoding histidine phosphatase family protein, producing the protein MPIAPTSDPQLVLLRHGETAWSASGRHTGRTDLPLTEAGEEQARRAGRALSAYDFAAVYTSPLQRARRTAELAGHPDAVVDPDLAEWDYGPVDGRTAQEVSAAIGREFLIFADGVRVLPPDPAHSDGRPGELLDEVYARAAFVVSRAETTLRDGGDVLVVAHGHLLRVLATAWLGVDARLAERLELGTAAISMLGYGHALRTIEGWNLPPSS; encoded by the coding sequence ATGCCGATCGCGCCCACGTCAGACCCCCAGCTCGTGCTGCTGCGCCACGGCGAGACGGCCTGGTCGGCCAGCGGCCGGCACACCGGCCGCACCGACCTGCCCCTCACGGAAGCGGGCGAGGAGCAGGCACGCCGGGCCGGGCGCGCCCTGTCCGCCTACGACTTCGCGGCCGTCTACACCTCGCCTCTCCAGCGGGCACGCCGCACCGCGGAGCTCGCCGGCCACCCGGACGCCGTCGTCGATCCCGACCTGGCCGAGTGGGACTACGGGCCGGTCGACGGGCGCACCGCGCAGGAGGTCAGCGCCGCGATCGGGCGCGAGTTCCTCATCTTCGCCGACGGCGTGCGCGTCCTGCCTCCCGACCCGGCCCACTCCGACGGCCGCCCGGGCGAGCTGCTCGACGAGGTCTACGCGCGGGCGGCGTTCGTCGTCTCACGTGCCGAGACGACGCTCCGTGACGGAGGCGACGTGCTCGTCGTCGCCCACGGGCACCTGCTGCGCGTCCTGGCGACGGCATGGCTGGGCGTCGACGCGCGGCTGGCCGAACGGCTCGAGCTGGGCACCGCCGCGATCTCGATGCTCGGGTACGGCCACGCACTGCGCACGATCGAAGGCTGGAACCTCCCACCCTCGTCGTGA